Proteins from a genomic interval of Rubinisphaera italica:
- a CDS encoding CvpA family protein, translated as MIDIALLIILGLVAWCVASEGAWGAVLVFLSTFFAGIIAINYFEPLADLLDKTLNLGYAWTNRWDFIAYMLLFIAAAFAIRIGVERIMPTFIEVHPLAHDGVRWVVGVMTGYLTVAIVLTSMHLTPLPRTFLGFQPERDNFLGLSAPDRQWLGYVQYMTEKAFSRGGGHMFDGSTVQLSDGTQVVIPSFTIRYASRRSMTGGGGANAPTIEAPAPVVVPQSGGTAMPF; from the coding sequence ATGATTGACATTGCACTACTGATTATTCTGGGGCTGGTTGCCTGGTGTGTCGCCTCGGAAGGGGCCTGGGGAGCGGTTTTGGTTTTTCTGAGCACGTTCTTCGCAGGCATCATCGCCATAAATTACTTCGAGCCTCTGGCTGATTTACTCGATAAAACATTGAACCTGGGATATGCCTGGACAAATCGCTGGGACTTTATTGCCTACATGCTGCTGTTCATAGCGGCCGCCTTTGCAATTCGTATCGGGGTAGAACGAATCATGCCTACATTTATCGAAGTTCATCCTCTGGCCCACGACGGAGTCCGCTGGGTGGTGGGAGTGATGACTGGTTATTTGACGGTTGCGATTGTCTTGACCTCGATGCATTTAACTCCGTTGCCACGTACGTTTCTTGGATTTCAACCAGAACGAGACAATTTTCTCGGGTTGTCAGCTCCTGATCGTCAATGGTTGGGCTACGTCCAATATATGACGGAAAAAGCATTCTCGCGAGGCGGCGGCCACATGTTTGACGGTTCTACGGTACAACTTTCTGATGGCACACAGGTTGTCATCCCCTCATTTACGATTCGCTACGCATCCCGCCGTTCGATGACTGGAGGAGGTGGTGCGAACGCTCCCACTATCGAGGCTCCGGCACCAGTCGTTGTCCCGCAATCCGGTGGCACAGCGATGCCATTCTAG
- a CDS encoding GspE/PulE family protein, with the protein MAQENGAIPPEGAPATVETAPDTATGTAASPRAAGDYPPNPFRFYRGNVHLDNQRILIGDQSVSAPRDGYYFSLGKLIPVLGIFFLWIWSSRWAQSDSTSLKVRPIFWMTNLLLGGLAAFILCFISPSYLLGFFLLLLGYGGPIGAYVYERNQRVPESARVMTPRHIRSVVLRTLAKYGIRIGSTEVHEQAVGPPITFIGKSKEGGRSKAVESSRGYMSAKELIYDAILRRATDVHLEPKDEETSVRLRIDGVMYPTEPFDSAVGQNVVNIIKVLSAMDITEKRKPQDGSFRAEMDFREIDFRVATQGTRYGEKMVMRILDQSNSVSSLAQLGMRKQLQDGLLAVISQPHGLFLTCGPTGAGKSTTLYAALGEIDSYQRNIITIEDPIEYKMESVTQIEINNKAGQTFAGSLRSVLRQDPDVLMVGEIRDEETAVIACQAANTGHMVFSTVHANETFTALYRMMDLGVEPFMLSSSLSAILGQRLARRLCPECKVPYKPKPEFLKKANLPANKIENFYKQPSNPEGQCPACGGLGYKGRVGIYELLALNERMRDMIRDSAAITQIKAEARKNGMLYMREEGLRLVVKGITSVEEMLRVVK; encoded by the coding sequence TTGGCTCAGGAAAATGGGGCCATTCCACCCGAGGGCGCTCCTGCAACCGTGGAGACTGCTCCCGATACGGCGACAGGTACTGCAGCGTCTCCTCGCGCTGCAGGCGATTATCCACCGAATCCGTTTCGTTTTTATCGTGGCAATGTGCACCTGGATAACCAGCGGATTCTCATCGGAGATCAAAGTGTTTCGGCTCCGCGGGATGGATACTATTTCAGTCTCGGGAAATTGATTCCTGTACTGGGAATTTTCTTTCTGTGGATCTGGTCGTCCCGCTGGGCACAATCGGACAGCACCAGCTTGAAGGTTCGTCCAATATTCTGGATGACAAATCTGCTGCTGGGGGGGTTAGCCGCCTTTATACTGTGCTTCATCTCACCGAGTTATCTGCTCGGATTCTTTCTACTTCTGCTTGGCTATGGCGGACCGATTGGGGCCTATGTTTATGAGAGAAATCAGCGTGTTCCTGAATCTGCCAGGGTGATGACCCCACGACATATTCGCAGCGTTGTTCTCAGAACGCTGGCCAAGTATGGCATTCGCATCGGATCGACCGAAGTTCACGAACAAGCGGTCGGTCCTCCAATTACGTTTATTGGAAAATCGAAAGAAGGGGGACGGTCGAAGGCTGTTGAAAGTTCCCGGGGTTATATGTCCGCCAAGGAACTGATTTACGACGCGATTCTGCGTCGCGCGACCGACGTCCACCTGGAGCCGAAAGACGAGGAAACTTCTGTCCGACTGCGTATTGATGGAGTGATGTATCCGACCGAGCCATTCGATTCGGCCGTGGGGCAGAACGTTGTAAACATCATCAAAGTTCTCTCCGCGATGGATATCACAGAAAAACGTAAGCCTCAGGATGGCAGTTTTCGAGCCGAGATGGACTTCCGCGAAATCGATTTTCGTGTTGCCACCCAGGGAACCCGCTACGGCGAAAAAATGGTCATGCGTATCCTGGATCAGTCGAACTCCGTCAGTTCACTGGCTCAACTCGGGATGCGTAAACAATTACAGGATGGTCTGCTCGCGGTCATCAGTCAGCCTCACGGTCTGTTTTTGACCTGTGGTCCAACGGGTGCCGGTAAGTCGACAACCTTATATGCGGCTCTCGGAGAAATCGATTCGTATCAGCGAAACATCATCACGATTGAAGACCCGATCGAATATAAGATGGAGAGCGTGACGCAGATCGAGATTAACAATAAAGCGGGACAGACGTTTGCCGGTTCACTGCGAAGTGTGCTGCGTCAGGACCCCGATGTCTTGATGGTTGGGGAAATTCGAGACGAAGAAACGGCGGTTATTGCCTGTCAGGCTGCCAATACAGGTCACATGGTCTTCTCGACGGTGCACGCCAACGAAACCTTTACAGCCTTATATCGTATGATGGATCTGGGCGTTGAACCGTTCATGTTGTCCAGTTCTCTTTCTGCAATTTTGGGGCAACGTCTGGCAAGGCGTCTTTGTCCCGAATGTAAAGTCCCTTACAAGCCTAAGCCGGAGTTCCTCAAGAAGGCCAATCTACCCGCCAATAAGATTGAAAACTTTTACAAGCAACCTTCCAACCCTGAAGGGCAATGTCCAGCCTGCGGCGGGTTGGGTTACAAAGGCCGCGTGGGGATCTATGAATTACTGGCGTTGAACGAACGCATGCGGGACATGATTCGAGACAGTGCCGCCATTACGCAAATTAAAGCAGAAGCCCGCAAGAACGGCATGCTTTATATGCGTGAAGAAGGCTTACGACTCGTGGTGAAGGGGATTACTTCGGTCGAGGAGATGTTGCGGGTTGTGAAGTAA
- a CDS encoding RbsD/FucU family protein, with amino-acid sequence MLKHQLIHPEINAIIGRAGHHSKILIADGNYPASSTLGPNAQLISLNLTPGLLTVSQVLEVLLTAIPIDIVNTMGIPADDPYASKGDPPVWDDYRRILKNANSKVELEPIQKWDFYDAVASRDLVLTIQTGDQALWANLLLSIGVRQPGE; translated from the coding sequence ATGCTCAAGCATCAACTGATTCATCCGGAGATCAATGCGATTATTGGCCGGGCGGGCCATCACAGTAAAATATTGATTGCCGATGGCAATTATCCGGCTTCATCCACATTAGGGCCGAATGCTCAGCTGATTTCCCTCAATCTTACTCCGGGATTATTAACCGTCTCCCAAGTCCTGGAAGTCTTACTGACCGCCATTCCCATCGATATTGTCAACACAATGGGAATTCCTGCAGACGACCCTTATGCCAGCAAAGGCGATCCTCCAGTCTGGGATGATTATCGTCGCATTTTGAAAAACGCGAACTCCAAAGTTGAACTTGAACCGATTCAAAAATGGGACTTCTACGACGCAGTCGCCTCCCGCGATCTTGTCCTGACAATCCAGACAGGAGATCAGGCATTATGGGCCAACCTGCTGCTCTCGATCGGCGTCAGACAACCTGGGGAGTAA
- a CDS encoding ASCH domain-containing protein: MELDQDRIALGIKQPWAELILRGKKTLEIRSRSTNVRGSIYLYTSKKHATETYAVKAIQDHELDSCDFPLGLIVGSVEIVECRKTTPQDTVLSCLSTQELENRYAWILKNPVRFTKPQPVRFLPYGVWFYPYCRRKESSERNPEK; the protein is encoded by the coding sequence GTGGAACTTGATCAAGACCGTATCGCTCTCGGTATCAAACAGCCTTGGGCCGAATTGATTCTGCGTGGAAAAAAGACCCTCGAAATCCGGTCCCGATCCACGAACGTTCGGGGCTCAATTTATCTCTACACATCCAAAAAACACGCGACCGAAACGTATGCCGTAAAAGCAATTCAAGATCACGAACTCGACTCCTGCGATTTTCCTCTGGGATTGATTGTCGGTTCGGTCGAAATTGTTGAATGTCGCAAGACAACACCTCAGGATACCGTTTTGAGTTGTTTATCGACTCAGGAGTTGGAGAATCGATATGCATGGATCCTGAAAAATCCGGTTCGATTTACGAAGCCGCAACCGGTCCGATTTCTACCCTATGGCGTCTGGTTTTACCCTTACTGCAGACGGAAAGAGTCATCGGAACGAAACCCCGAAAAGTAA
- a CDS encoding class I SAM-dependent methyltransferase has translation MSQNGTQATQARHFYDRISSAYDAISDSSEHEVREAGLKALDVQSGESVLEVGFGTGHSIVAIAQAVGKSGHAYGIDVSQGMYDVASKRVAKAGVQEQVELQVKPAPPLPFEDASLDAVFMSMTLELFPENVIPKLIEEVKRVLKPGGRFGVVSMAMVNKEDHTSVLESTYIWMHHHFPHIVDCQPIDPDDILEHGGFKMTHSERQTIWTMPVAIVVGKKA, from the coding sequence ATGTCTCAAAACGGAACACAAGCCACACAGGCTCGTCATTTTTACGATCGTATCAGTTCGGCCTACGATGCCATTTCTGATAGCAGCGAACATGAAGTTCGTGAAGCCGGATTGAAGGCTCTTGATGTCCAATCGGGAGAATCGGTCCTCGAAGTGGGCTTCGGCACGGGGCATTCGATTGTCGCGATCGCGCAAGCTGTCGGAAAAAGTGGGCATGCCTACGGCATTGATGTTTCCCAGGGCATGTACGATGTCGCCTCGAAACGGGTTGCCAAAGCAGGGGTCCAAGAACAAGTGGAACTGCAGGTTAAACCTGCCCCTCCGCTTCCATTTGAAGATGCCTCGCTCGATGCGGTCTTTATGAGTATGACACTTGAACTCTTCCCCGAAAATGTGATCCCCAAACTGATCGAAGAAGTGAAACGTGTTCTCAAACCGGGTGGCCGGTTCGGAGTCGTCTCGATGGCGATGGTCAATAAGGAAGATCACACTTCTGTGTTGGAGTCGACTTACATCTGGATGCATCATCACTTTCCGCACATTGTTGATTGTCAGCCTATCGATCCCGATGACATACTGGAACACGGAGGATTTAAAATGACGCACTCCGAACGACAAACCATCTGGACAATGCCAGTGGCCATTGTTGTCGGGAAAAAAGCGTAA
- a CDS encoding outer membrane protein assembly factor BamB family protein has translation MDLKYRRGFRSNTFFYGILVICVWGLCFAATSNRVIAQDEQAEQPAVNPLQNFLKKFLNPNNPAPAPADDIAEKQEPSEPIDSSVPFVREHKMILENAKTRVQLGQWPEAIKIYQTMLDSSANSIVQGSDGEYRSVRWEIQRQIAQLPEVAREMYLQTYSGLARRMLDDAYESSDMNHVREVAEKYFLTDAGQAAANRIASIHVDRGEFAIAALWYERLVNAGGELTQDPLWRFKVESVYEQAGLRNEEERPWEAMTKVEEQGLNRRLPGDSLEAVRKAWSTVGDFFNPPLEDWLYPGGAAHRSGQAAGTLPLLLSVWSQPTTEHPQILDQMEQLIDDLEVSQIPVIPAMQPISVKGKIIFRTFEGLCVVDGESGQILWETRDDISPAMLLTTTSKSAKQFLQQRGVVIKVNGVAVNPYFGYQAEQHPLTNFLFRNAVHGAVSSDGQAVYSIEENALLSNQSAYNYYSNRSLADNDPYHRDWGTNRLSSYDIETGRQLWSIGGSRVAETIDSPLAGTFFLGTPLIEAGDLFVLGEQEGAIRMHCLRAEDGQLQWSQVIAYTEVPMDRDASRRWWPAQIALSGGVLVCPTNIGLLVGVDRASHEILWVSRYADKTQKDQNSIQMRRGGYVMTNPGTIKDRWFPTPPMIINQTVILAPPEVQMLAGYRLSDGKELWRINSESGGLYPAGSFNGELIVVNRAGLVGYDVKTGRKLWERNFLDYADANNGDLLLPSGRGLVSEDRFLIPMGGKEIWYFDLKERKFTGRAGLGEENLTLGNLIMSRGRLVSASPDQVVQFDPKEDVEREINTRLALDKKDFRALSKQAQILSLEKDYDLSLATLNQIDASALHGQEKQFYRQQMQDVLFGLVEQDSDRKEEYLKLLAEYVTSESDQQRYLRLLAQVQIETRQFAGAFESYTQLSQFGDRKLVRDHGHPSLLVRQDVWLNARLQELWSESTGEVSSQISQFVSEASWAAIQSKDREQLLKVIRLYGFHPDTIDVYLAVVELGINEQNFALSEYALKCLGQFDDPCIRASAIAGRADLLREFGLPEDARYMGAKLSEFDQDLVLLDGLTVQDWLEEQEVSNDEKPHSNITSHWSDEEFEVSHMGISQWNQQRGTINLDVGKAPYFQQHRFQYAQQQPRITVFDNRTDEVTWSIPIQQMEQAQAATVLPIRVRGHVMTLYSRGLVQCYSLPDRRLLWAHPVSRQSGAVGVTNAGKQPMSSLQKAKSAASRFRLNQNRNVYGPLVLNTDTTVYYFGRNELIAADVLNGEIRWIRRGIPRRAMIYGDDTQLCIATPALSQAVLVDARDGRTLESKDLEKLLSNGIAITGETVITVDRNEPAAAFSRQFGNEDTTHQIQKTHVVEGRSLRTKETIWSLQIDENEYVGQIDDDRFAIVELNGLAHLHDSHTGDLLQTIRIAELNSELAKLKELFMFMDGPRLYLVGNKSTNHSTYLNIYSQRVNGTIFCLDLEQEELAWSYETEKLNLVLEEIDQLPVLVLAGTKHQQKHKLYVGTFHVTILDKITGKVIIEEELLNQNQVQRITWSEHDKQISLHAYNSVITLQPKRNVAKNEPKVE, from the coding sequence ATGGATTTGAAGTATCGCAGAGGTTTCCGTTCCAATACATTTTTTTACGGAATACTTGTGATTTGCGTGTGGGGTCTCTGCTTTGCGGCGACGTCAAACCGTGTGATCGCTCAGGATGAGCAGGCGGAGCAGCCGGCTGTGAACCCGTTGCAGAATTTCTTAAAGAAGTTTCTCAATCCGAACAATCCGGCTCCAGCCCCTGCAGACGATATTGCCGAAAAGCAGGAGCCAAGCGAACCGATTGATTCTTCAGTTCCGTTTGTTCGCGAACACAAAATGATTCTGGAGAACGCCAAAACACGAGTCCAACTGGGGCAGTGGCCAGAGGCGATTAAAATCTACCAGACGATGCTCGATTCGTCTGCGAATTCCATTGTTCAGGGATCGGATGGGGAATATCGTTCTGTGCGTTGGGAGATTCAGCGTCAGATCGCCCAACTGCCTGAAGTCGCTCGTGAGATGTATTTGCAGACATATAGCGGTCTGGCCCGGCGAATGCTGGATGATGCCTACGAATCTTCAGATATGAATCATGTTCGTGAGGTGGCGGAGAAGTATTTTTTGACAGATGCTGGTCAAGCGGCCGCGAACCGAATTGCTTCGATTCATGTTGATCGCGGCGAATTTGCGATTGCGGCGCTCTGGTACGAACGGCTCGTGAATGCTGGTGGGGAATTGACGCAGGATCCGTTATGGCGGTTTAAGGTGGAGTCGGTCTATGAACAGGCAGGTTTGCGAAACGAGGAGGAACGTCCCTGGGAAGCGATGACCAAAGTTGAAGAGCAGGGTCTCAATCGACGCTTACCCGGCGATTCCCTTGAAGCGGTCCGCAAGGCCTGGAGTACAGTGGGCGATTTTTTCAATCCGCCGCTTGAAGACTGGTTGTATCCGGGAGGAGCGGCTCATCGGTCTGGGCAAGCCGCCGGCACCCTTCCACTGCTGTTGAGTGTCTGGTCACAACCGACTACTGAACATCCGCAAATTCTCGACCAGATGGAGCAGCTGATTGATGATCTGGAAGTGAGTCAGATCCCTGTCATTCCGGCCATGCAACCAATCAGCGTGAAAGGAAAAATCATCTTCCGCACCTTTGAAGGGTTGTGTGTGGTCGATGGAGAATCGGGACAGATTCTCTGGGAAACTCGCGATGATATTTCACCGGCGATGCTGTTGACCACCACCTCCAAAAGTGCCAAGCAGTTCCTGCAGCAAAGAGGGGTGGTTATCAAAGTCAATGGTGTGGCAGTGAATCCGTATTTCGGATATCAGGCCGAGCAGCATCCGTTGACAAATTTTCTGTTTCGTAATGCGGTGCATGGCGCAGTCAGCAGTGACGGCCAAGCGGTGTACTCGATTGAAGAAAATGCTCTGCTCTCCAATCAATCTGCCTATAACTATTATTCAAACCGCTCGCTGGCAGATAATGATCCTTATCATCGCGACTGGGGTACGAATCGCTTGTCGAGCTACGATATTGAAACGGGGCGTCAGTTATGGAGCATCGGAGGTTCCCGCGTGGCAGAAACGATTGATTCTCCACTGGCGGGGACATTCTTTCTGGGAACTCCTTTAATTGAAGCGGGAGACCTGTTTGTTTTAGGAGAACAGGAAGGTGCAATTCGCATGCACTGCTTACGAGCCGAGGATGGTCAACTGCAGTGGTCTCAGGTAATCGCTTATACCGAAGTCCCAATGGACCGGGATGCAAGTCGTCGCTGGTGGCCCGCACAAATTGCACTTTCTGGAGGGGTGTTGGTTTGCCCGACGAACATTGGACTGCTGGTCGGGGTCGATCGGGCTTCGCACGAAATTTTGTGGGTCAGTCGTTATGCGGACAAAACCCAAAAAGATCAGAATTCGATTCAGATGCGCCGCGGAGGTTACGTGATGACGAACCCCGGCACGATTAAAGATCGCTGGTTTCCAACGCCGCCGATGATCATCAACCAGACAGTCATTCTTGCTCCCCCTGAAGTCCAGATGCTGGCAGGCTATCGCTTAAGTGATGGCAAAGAACTCTGGCGGATCAATAGCGAGAGTGGTGGACTTTATCCGGCAGGCAGTTTCAATGGAGAATTGATCGTCGTAAATCGAGCGGGTTTAGTGGGCTATGATGTCAAAACGGGCCGTAAACTTTGGGAGCGGAATTTCTTAGACTATGCTGATGCAAACAATGGCGACTTGCTGCTTCCGAGCGGTCGGGGACTGGTTTCGGAAGATAGGTTTCTGATTCCAATGGGGGGGAAGGAAATCTGGTATTTCGATTTGAAGGAGCGAAAGTTTACAGGCCGAGCCGGCTTGGGGGAAGAAAATTTAACGCTGGGGAATTTGATCATGTCGCGGGGCCGACTGGTCTCTGCATCCCCTGATCAGGTTGTACAGTTCGACCCCAAAGAAGATGTCGAAAGGGAAATTAATACCCGACTTGCTCTGGACAAAAAAGACTTTCGAGCACTTTCGAAGCAGGCACAAATTCTCTCGCTGGAGAAAGATTACGACCTGTCGCTAGCGACATTGAATCAGATTGATGCTTCCGCACTCCATGGTCAGGAGAAACAATTTTATCGCCAGCAGATGCAAGATGTATTATTCGGGCTGGTTGAACAGGATAGCGACCGAAAAGAGGAGTATCTAAAATTACTGGCTGAATATGTGACGTCGGAATCTGACCAGCAGCGTTATTTACGCCTGCTTGCTCAAGTTCAAATTGAGACCCGTCAGTTTGCAGGTGCGTTCGAGAGCTACACTCAGTTGAGTCAATTCGGAGACCGAAAACTGGTGCGGGATCATGGACATCCTTCATTACTGGTCCGGCAGGATGTCTGGCTTAATGCTCGATTGCAGGAATTGTGGTCGGAATCGACAGGAGAAGTCTCCTCGCAAATCTCTCAATTTGTCAGTGAGGCGAGTTGGGCCGCGATTCAATCCAAGGATCGGGAGCAGTTGCTCAAAGTCATTCGACTTTACGGATTTCATCCAGATACGATCGATGTCTATCTGGCAGTTGTCGAGTTGGGTATCAATGAACAAAATTTTGCACTGTCAGAATATGCATTAAAATGTTTGGGACAATTTGACGATCCCTGCATTCGAGCCAGTGCGATTGCTGGCCGGGCCGATTTACTCAGAGAGTTCGGCCTCCCGGAGGATGCTCGATACATGGGGGCAAAATTGTCCGAATTCGATCAGGACCTGGTGCTGCTGGATGGCTTAACCGTGCAGGATTGGCTGGAGGAGCAAGAGGTTTCTAATGACGAAAAACCTCATTCCAACATTACCTCCCACTGGAGTGATGAAGAGTTTGAAGTCTCCCATATGGGGATTTCACAGTGGAATCAGCAGCGAGGGACAATCAATTTGGATGTAGGAAAAGCTCCCTATTTTCAACAGCATCGATTTCAATACGCTCAACAGCAACCGAGGATCACCGTATTTGATAATCGGACAGATGAAGTCACCTGGTCCATCCCGATACAGCAAATGGAACAGGCACAAGCTGCAACTGTCCTGCCGATTCGCGTGCGTGGGCATGTGATGACATTATATTCCCGGGGCCTCGTGCAGTGCTATTCGTTGCCGGATCGTCGATTATTGTGGGCTCACCCGGTGTCGCGTCAATCAGGAGCAGTTGGCGTGACAAATGCAGGAAAGCAGCCGATGTCGAGCTTACAGAAAGCCAAGTCGGCTGCTTCTCGATTCCGCCTGAATCAGAACCGAAATGTTTATGGTCCACTGGTGTTGAATACAGATACGACGGTGTATTACTTTGGGCGAAACGAATTGATAGCCGCCGATGTCCTAAATGGAGAAATTCGCTGGATTCGTCGGGGGATTCCTCGGAGAGCAATGATCTACGGCGATGATACTCAACTTTGTATTGCGACACCTGCACTTTCTCAGGCAGTCCTTGTCGATGCCAGAGATGGCAGAACTCTTGAGTCTAAGGATCTGGAAAAACTCCTCAGTAATGGGATTGCGATTACGGGTGAAACCGTCATTACTGTGGACAGGAACGAACCGGCTGCGGCATTTTCAAGACAGTTTGGCAACGAGGACACTACGCATCAAATTCAAAAAACACATGTGGTTGAAGGACGCAGTCTCAGGACGAAAGAAACAATCTGGAGCCTGCAAATTGATGAGAATGAATATGTTGGTCAGATTGATGACGATCGATTTGCCATTGTGGAACTGAACGGTCTGGCTCACTTGCACGACTCTCATACTGGTGATTTATTGCAGACAATTCGCATTGCTGAACTCAACAGTGAACTCGCCAAACTGAAGGAGTTGTTCATGTTCATGGACGGCCCACGGTTGTATCTGGTGGGAAACAAATCGACGAATCATTCGACGTACTTGAACATTTACAGTCAACGGGTCAATGGGACGATTTTTTGTCTGGATCTCGAACAGGAAGAACTGGCCTGGTCTTATGAGACAGAGAAATTGAATCTGGTACTCGAAGAGATTGATCAGTTGCCGGTCCTGGTCCTGGCCGGTACGAAACATCAGCAAAAACACAAGCTCTACGTCGGCACCTTCCATGTGACGATTCTCGATAAAATTACTGGCAAGGTTATTATTGAAGAAGAGCTGCTCAATCAGAATCAAGTGCAACGGATCACCTGGTCAGAACACGACAAGCAAATCAGTCTGCATGCTTATAACTCAGTGATTACCTTGCAGCCGAAGCGAAATGTGGCGAAGAATGAGCCGAAGGTTGAGTAG